The genomic DNA TCTTTGGCTTAGCGATTTCTGTCATTATTTGTTTACTGGCCGCCTTGTTACCGGCACGAAAGGCCGCCAAGGTTGATCCAATTGTCAGTTTAAGTGCTGAATAAGCCAAAAGACCGCGTTAGCGGTCTTTTTTAGTAGGCGGGCCGAAGTAAACGGCGCCGGTGCTCAAATAGACAAGTGAGTCAATTTACAGTACAATCGAGGGAGAAAATAAGGGGAATGGTGTCCGATGAGTGGTCAATTTATAACGTTTGAAGGCAATGACGGAGCGGGGAAAACGACGGTGCTCAACCAGGTTGTTGCTGCGTTGCAGCCCCAACTGGGTTCGCAACTAGTGGTCACCCGGGAACCGGGTGGCGATCCGATCGCCGAACAGATACGGTCAGTGATTGTCAATGAAGCAAACCAGGACATGGATGCGCGCACGGAAGCACTGTTGTTTGCAGCGGCGCGTCGCCAGCACCTCGTGCAAGCCGTCCTACCAGCGCTTCGCCAGCACCAAATCGTATTGTGCGATCGCTACGTAGACAGTTCGATTGCCTACCAGGGAGCCGGGCGGAAGCTGGGGGAAGCAGCCGTCTTTCAGATGAATCAGTTTGCGACCGAGGGCCTGCTCCCCAACCTGACCATTTACTTTGCTGTCCCAGTCTCCGTAGGGTTACAACGGATCCAGCAGCGGACCGCAGCCGCCACGAACCGACTTGACCAGCAACACCGTGATTTTTACGTGCGGGTGCACGATGCCTACGAACGGTTAGCGACGGAACATCCAGACCGCATTGTCCGGATCGATGCTACCCAACCGGTGGCGACCGTGACGCAACAGGTGTTAACCATTATTGGGCAACACCTTCATCAGAACTTGAGCGCAGGAGGGACGGAATCGTGAAATTAGTTTTAGCAATTATTCAGGAAAAAGATGCCGCACAGTTACAGGCACAACTTAATGACCACAAGATCATTGCGACCCAGTTACCCACCAAGGGGGGCTTTTTAAAGGCTAAAAACGTAACCTACCTGGTTGGAATTGATGATGAACGGGTTCCCGAACTCCTA from Fructilactobacillus ixorae includes the following:
- the tmk gene encoding dTMP kinase codes for the protein MSGQFITFEGNDGAGKTTVLNQVVAALQPQLGSQLVVTREPGGDPIAEQIRSVIVNEANQDMDARTEALLFAAARRQHLVQAVLPALRQHQIVLCDRYVDSSIAYQGAGRKLGEAAVFQMNQFATEGLLPNLTIYFAVPVSVGLQRIQQRTAAATNRLDQQHRDFYVRVHDAYERLATEHPDRIVRIDATQPVATVTQQVLTIIGQHLHQNLSAGGTES
- a CDS encoding cyclic-di-AMP receptor: MKLVLAIIQEKDAAQLQAQLNDHKIIATQLPTKGGFLKAKNVTYLVGIDDERVPELLDIIKHSCQARDQYVTPPINLVGSINDTAYPVEVQVGGATVMVLPIESFFRF